Genomic DNA from Jonesia denitrificans DSM 20603:
CACGACACCTCAGCGACATCACAGGGTTTCCCACCACCACAGCCGAAGACCTCGTGGAAGCAACACAAGACGTTGGGTCCTTTGTGCAGGTATCAGGAACCTTGAAGAGGGTTGCGGTGAAACTCTCCAAGATCTGCAACGATCTGAGGTTACTGTCATCAGGGCCCCGGGCAGGACTGGGGGAAATCCACCTGCCACCTGTTCAAGCAGGTTCGTCAATCATGCCCGGCAAAGTGAATCCGGTGATCCCCGAAGTGGTCAACCAAGTTGCCTATGAAGTTGTCGGAAATGACGTCGCCATATCGATCGCTGCAGAAGCAGGACAGTTGCAACTCAACGCGTTTGAACCGTTGATCTTCCACAAACTGGACTCTGGGGTGCGGCATTTGTCCCAAGCATGTCGAACCCTCGCAGACCGGTGCGTTTCCGGGATCACCACTGACCGCGACGCCCTGCAACGCACTGTCGAGCACTCTATTGGCCTGGCCACTGCCCTTAACCCCCATCTTGGTTACGCCACAGCAACCTCAGTTGCAGCCGAAGCACTCGCTAGCGGACGCGGTGTCGCTGACATTGTCGTGGAGCGCCAACTCATGACACCAGAGGAGCTTGCCCTGGTTCTGAGCCCAGAACGACTAGCGAACCTCCGGCCCAAGATGGTTATTCCTGCGCAAGAGTCGCCGGAAACCCACCTGTCGCGATAGGCCCCCACGACTCGATCTCCACGACGATCACTGACTTCCCCTGGGTGACCATCGCCTCACGGTATTCCTGCCAGTTCGGGTGCTCGCCGCCAACCGCCCGGAAGTACTCCACCAGCACCTCAACCGAGTCAGGAAGATCGATGACGGTAGCGAGTCCATTGATTTGCACCCACGCATCATCAAAATCAGCGCCCAAAATACACAAGGACACCTGCGGGCGGCGGCGAATATTTGCCGCCTTTGCGCGGCTCGGGTACGTGGACACAAGAACCCGCCCACGGTCATCAACCCCATACACGACTGGGGACATCTGTAACCCGCCATCTTTGCGGTAGGTCGTGAGCACTGCACGTTTCTCACTGCGAAGAAACTCCAACAACCCTTCACGGTCAACCGCTGTATTTGTTGCAATCCGCCGCGCCATGGTGACTCCCGCTCTTTATGATCTGCGATGCTCTGGTTGCCTGCGCTGGCACCCCACCTGAGATACTAACGATGTGACTCAACCTCCCCAGCCTAACCCCGTCCACCCGCTGTCTCACCAAGCCCATGAACCCTTGGTCGCTCTCGTGCGCTCCGGTCTAGTGGAAAGTGTTCACTATGGTTCTTGGATCGCACTCGACTCCACGGGAGAAACGATCACCAGCGCTGGAGACCCTGACGCGCTCATCTACCCGCGTTCTGCGCTTAAACCCCTCCAAGCGTTCGCCCTCCTGACTGCCGGCTGGGACGGGACCCTCGAACAGGTCGCCTTAGCGTGTGCCAGCCATTCGGGAACAAGCCGCCACTGTGACGTGGTCACCTCAACTTTGCGCGACGCCCACCTCACAATTGATGCGCTTCGTAACACCCCAGACCTACCGCTTGGGCAGAACGAACGCACCGAGGCAATACGTGCCAGCGCCACCCCCACCTCTCTGGCCCAAAATTGCTCCGGCAAGCACGCAGCCATGCTTGCCACATGCGTTCACAACAGGTGGGACCTCGACAGCTACCTTGACCCCACACATCCTCTCCAACAGCACATCCGCACCACAATCGAATCATTCACAGGTGAACCGATCACCATCACATCGGTCGACGGATGCGGGGCCCCGCTGTTCGCTATGACCCTGCGCGCACTCGCACACGCCTTCACAACTCTGGCGACCAAAGCACACACAGACTCACGGTCACCAGCTGCGAACATCATTACGGCCATGACCACTCACCCCACCCTTGTGGCAGGTCCAGGACGCGACGTCACAGACATGATGGTCGCCTTCCCAGGGCTTGTTACAAAAGACGGTGCAGAAGGAATTCACATTGCGGTTTTCCCAGACTCACGTGTTGCCGCACTCAAAATCGCAGACGGCACGAACAGAGGGCGCGTCACAGCTGCCCTCCACCTCCTTGGTGAACTGGGTGCACACGACCCGCAGCTGACCCTCGCCCACACCCCTGCCGTCCTCGGTGGGGGACAACCTGTTGGGCACACCTACATCATCCCAGCACGTGACACCACCACCACACGTCAGTAGGCTGCCACCATGAGACTACTCGCACGCGTCATCACCACAACCACACTCACAGGAATCGCAGCACTGCATGCCGCCTGGGCAACAGGCTCCGCATTTCCCTTTGCCACCCGCGAAGAACTCGCAGACACCGTAGTCGGGTCACCCGAATTCCCTGGTGCCAACGCATGCTGGACTGTGACAGCGCTCGCAGGAACAGGTGCGCTTCTTGTGGCAGTGCAACCACGAACCACGCTTGTGCGCCTTGCCCACCGTGGAGTGGCTGCCACCCTCCTTGCCCGCGCAATCATTGGCGGGCGAACCTCCACGCAACTCCTTGGCCTCCCAGAACCCAGCCGCGCGTTCCTTGACGCTGACAAGAAAATTTACCGGCCGCTGTGCCTCACACTGGGGGTTGGTGCGTGGGTGAGCGCTTCACCGGCCCGTCAGTGAGGGCACATCACCCGTCAGCACCGAGGTCGAGATCAGCGACCTCAAACGTATTACAGGCGTCAAAGGACCCGCGTTCGTAGCCGCGGGTAAACCACCTTTGGCGTTGGGTCGCACTGCCATGCGTGAACTGGTGGGGGTCCACTGAACTACCTGACGCTTCTTGAATGCGGTCATCACCAACAGCGGCGGCAGCATCAAGAGCGTCACGTAGTTGCGCATCGGTGATCGGTTCGAGAAAAGGGCGACCAGTATCTGGGTCCGGAGTCGTTGCAGCGGCACCCGCCCACATGCCTGCAAGGCAGTCCGCCATCAGTTCGACCCGCACAGAGTCCGAATCCGCACCAGAACCACCACGATCTGCGTCCCCCAACACCCCGGTGATGTGCTCAATATGGTGTCCCACCTCATGAGCGGTGATGTACATCTGCGCTAAAGGGCCGCCTGTCGTACCAAAATCAGTGCGCAACACCTCGTAAAAGGACACATCTATGTAGACAGTTTCGTCAGCAGGACAGTAAAAAGGACCGACCGCAGAGGTCGCAGATCCACAACCGGTGGACACAGAACCAGAAAAACTGACCGCCCTAGGCATGGTGTAGGCCACCCCTGTTTGGGTGTCTAGCGTGTCAGCCCAATATGCATCCAACGACTCCATGGTCCACCCGTAACGGCATTCATCATCCGCGTTGGCTCGATCCGCCGTGTCACACCCTGTGAGGTCACTGGATTGCGACTGAGTGCCTGTGCTTGTGGTGTCGAGCAACGACGCGAACTGAGTGAGGTCAACTCCAAACAACTGCGACAGCAACACCAGCGCGATGACGCCGACACCGCCACCGATCGCAGCTTTTCCACCTGAACGCCGCTGCACACGAGAGGAGTCGAAGTTCCCGCCTTCTTGGAATGTCATGCCGACAGAATACCGTCACCGGCACATCGGTGATGGGTCGTCCTCATCTAGTGCACCACGAGCATCAAGTGCGTCTGCAGTGTCGAGCGCGAACTTTGTTGCCCGCAACACGACAGGGAGGAATACCCGAGAAGGTGTTGGGGTAGCGCCGCGTGCTGTCACTGCACTGCGGGTTTGTGCAATGAGCTCCAACAGCACAGGGATCATCCGAAGTGTCAATGAGATGGTCAGTGCGACGATTGTGGCGGCGCGAACTCCAATGACGCGTGCCGATGCGCGGGTCACCAGGTCAGTGATGTCGGTTGTGCTGGTGGTGCGTGACACGACAGTTGCCACCATGACAACACCGATCAAACCAGCAGGCATCATGAACGCCAACATTGGGTTGCCTCGCCACACGTGATACCCGGCCATGGGACCAACAACGAACACAAGTGGCCATAAACCCATGAGCGTCCGCCAGGACAGTGCGGCACTGGCCCACAAGATGATGGCCACAACCAGCGCGCCGATGGCAATGGGAACCGTACGTACACAACCCACGACCAGACTGAACCCAATCACCACGAAGATTTTGGCTCCTGCGGGGAGACGATGAATGACACTGGTTCCGGGGCTGTAGGTGCCCACAAGTACAGGCGCAGCATCAAGTCGTTGATGGCGGGGAACTCGGCGTGGTGTGGTCATTGATCAGGCCATGGTTGCGAGAGCACCAGGTCATATGCGGCCAGTGCTTCATCGGGTGAGCCGTCTGCAATGACATGACCATGATCGATCACGATGACACGATCAGTGCTCCGTGCATGGTCAAGGTCATGGGTTGCGAAGATCACCTGTTGATCCACCGTGGCGAGAAGGTCGATGACGCGTCGACGCCACCGGGCATCCAGTCGGGTGGTTGGCTCATCACACACCACCACTCGCGGACCAGTAGCGAGCACTGACATGAGAGCGACAAGTTGTGCTTGCCCACTAGACAATGACGCAACAGCTTGATGCGGACTCAATCCAAGACCCCACTGGTCAAGAAGTGTCTGTGCGTGGGCTGGAACCTGCGATGACACATCATCGTGCCGCTTGCGGCGGCGCGCGATCCGCAATGACAACTCAAGGTCTTCGCCCACAGTGGGTGCAAGAATTTGTGTGTGCGGGTCAGGGAACGTGAACGCCACCTGTGCCCGCACCTTGCTGGCGTGATCGATGGTGTCATCACCATCAACTGTGACCGCGCCATAAGTGGGTCCAACGAGCCCGTTGACAAGCCGCAAGAACGTTGACTTTCCGCTCCCATTAGCTCCAACAACGGCCACACGTTGTTCTGTGATACTCAGCGTGGTGGGCGCAAGAAGTGTCCGTCCTTGCGCCTCCACACTGACATCAGTGAAAGAAATGGTCGCCATGGGGTGACGTTAGCGTAAGTCCCGTAACACGGGGAATGCGCGCAACACAGCTAAGGAGACAAGGACTGCAGCTGTGGTTTTGATGATGTCGCCAGGAATGAAAATGAGGTCAGCAGTTAAGGCGTCGAGGAAAGGCATTGGTACGCGCAGGTGCATCCCCACAATTCCGAGCGTGTGAATCGTGAGTAAAGAGATGAGTAAGCACACGGCAATAGTGGTTGCCGTGTGGAACACACGAAGACGGCGGGCGGTGTCAGGGGCAGCACGTTCAACGATTGCCCGGGTTGCTAGGAGTCGCCGGGTAGCCCACCCGATAGCGAACGCTGCGAGGGGGAAGGCAAGAAGGTAGCCCGCAGTGGGTCCCACAAATGGGGCAAGCCCCGAGTTCCCACCGGAGAAGACCGGTAATCCGGCGGCACCTAAGGCGAGGTACACCACTACAGCAGCGCTACCGCGGCGGGCGCCTAAGACAAGACCTGAGAGCATAACTCCAAAGGTTTGCAGTGTGATGGGGGCAGGGACACCTGCGATAGCGATTGCTGGTGCTAAAGCACAACCGACGATGATGGCTGCGAACGTTGCGACTAACGCAACGTCACGTGAGATGCGGGCACGTGGTGAACGGCGGGTACGCGGCGATGCAGGAGCCGCTACTGATTGTGTGGACAAGTTTTCCCCCTCAACGATGTGACGCAACACCACCATGGTGATGGTGTGACGTGAAGAAATACAACAGCCCTGACAGTAGTGGACCGGTAGAATCAAACACGTTTGTGTCTGGCATGAGGTTGCAGGGCACTGTTTGGAGAAAACCAACAAAGGACTGTGCGTGATTACTGCCACTGGTGTGGAGCTTCGGATCGGGGCACGAACCCTGTTACAACCCACAAGTTTTCGGGTCGGCCCCGGCGACAGAATCGGGTTAGTGGGGCGTAACGGCGCGGGCAAAACAACCCTCACCCGGGTGCTTGCCGGGGAAGGACAAGCCACAGATGGGTCAGTGTCCCGCAGTGGGGTGATTGGATACCTTCCACAAGACCCGCGTCCGTCTGACCCCACAACAAGCGCGAAAGACCACATTCTTTCCATCCGTGACTTGCATAATCTTGCTGCGTTGATGGCGAAAATAGAAGAGCAAATGGCGTCATCTGATCCGAAGGTGATGGCTAAAGCACTGGATCGCTATCCGAAAGTGGAAGCACGCTTTCTTGCGGCGGGTGGTTATGCCGCGCAGAGCGAAGCACTACGCATTGCGGCGAACTTGGGGTTGGACAACACGCTCTTGAACCATGGGCTGGGGGAGTTGTCCGGTGGTCAACGCAGACGGGTGGAACTTGCCCGCATTTTGTTCTCTGGTGGTGAAACGCTGTTGCTTGATGAGCCCACCAACCACCTTGACGCTGACTCGATTATCTGGCTGCGCGACTATTTGCGCACCTACGAGGGCGGTCTCATCGTGATCTCCCACGACAACGAATTCATGCGCGCCATTGTGAACAAGGTTTATCACCTTGACGCCAACCGTGGCGTTCTTGATCAGTACAACATGGGGTGGGACGCCTACCTGCAACAACGGCAAGATGATGAACGCCGCCGCCGCCGGGAGCGTGCAAACGCAGAAAAGAAAGCGTCAGCACTCGTTGCACAGGCAGAGAAGATGCGCGCGAAAGCCACAAAGGCGGTTGCTGCGCAGAACATGTTGAAACGTGCTGAGCGGATGATGGAAGGACTTGATGAACAGCGGGCAGCGGACAAGGTCGCGAAATTGCGGTTTCCAACCCCCGCGCCCTGCGGGCGAGTACCGCTCACCGGTTCTGCGCTGTCAAAAAGCTATGGGTCGTTAGAAGTTTTTACCGGTGTTGACCTCGCAATCGACAGGGGATCCCGAGTGGTGATTCTTGGGTTCAACGGTGCGGGAAAAACAACACTGCTCCGAGTGCTCGCGGGGGTTGAAGAACCCACATCAGGCACTGTTGAAGCAGGCCATGGTCTCAAATTGGGTTACTACGCCCAAGAACATGACACTCTTGATCTTGATCTGACAGTTGTTGAGAATCTGCGCCACGCCGCTCCTGACCTCACCGATACACAAGTACGGTCAGTACTTGGATCATTCCTGTTCTCCGGTGACGACGCAGATAAACCCACCCGCGTGCTTTCTGGTGGTGAAAAGACACGGCTTGCTCTGGCGACCCTCGTGGTGTCCTCAGCAAATGTGCTACTCCTTGACGAACCCACAAACAACCTTGATCCGGCGTCTCGGGCAGAGATCCTGGGGGCGCTTGCTACCTATGAGGGGGCAGTCATTATGGTGACTCACGATGAAGGGGCCGTCGATGCGCTGTCGCCAGACCGAGTATTACTCCTACCCGACGGTGACGAAGACTTGTGGAACGACTCCTACCGCGACCTCGTCGCTCTTGCGTGACGCGACAAGCCCGTCGACCTCAATCAACAAACAAAGAATCCTCGTAGTCCGCATCGACGTCCTTTATGTGTCGCGTCTTTCGTTGCCCCGCACCGTGTTGCTTGCCAGTCCTGGAGGTCCCCTCTTGGGCGTTCAATGCGGCAAAAGGGTTATATTCTGACGATACTGGTGCACGGCGTGAACGGTGTTCCCGCACGACGAGCACAAAGAAACCAGCGCCGGCACCAATAGCAAAGACCCACCACTGCAGTGCGTAGGACAAATGTGACCCGGGGTCCGTGTCAGGTTCGGGCAATGCCCGCATTGCGGTGGTTGGGGCAGGGTCTTCTTCGATCAGTGATCCATAGACATGTTCGTACACCGGCATCGTGGGCCACTGCTCCAACCCGCCATACGTGGCCCCCGCAACCAGCGCATCGGTCACCGTAATGGACTGCACTTGGCCATCAGGTGCGTCACGCCCCACGCGTGCCTCACTGTGGCGAAGATGCACGGTCACTGTCACAAGACCTGTGGGAGGAGCTGGGATCGTCGATGGGCGGGTGACGTCAACGTCATAGGGAACCCAACCACGGTTGACAAGAAGGACAGCACCGTCTTCCGTTTCCAACGGAACTAACACGTGCACGGAAGGTGTTGAAGCGATAGGGCGGTTTCGCAATAACGCTGTTGCCTGTGGTACGTAGGTACCACGCACAGATACTGGTGTCCACACCTGGGAGTCGGAGATCGCGTCGCTAGGGGAGGGAACCACTTCACTCAAAGCAACCGGATCAGCTGAGTAGTTCACCGCAATTGTGTCAATGCGTGCGTCCTTATTGACATGACGACTCCACTGCCAGCGTCCCAACGAAAGACACAAAATCACCACGACAGCGACAGCCAAAGCAATCCCCAACCACTGGAGAAAAGAACGCGGTTGGGACCTCACGCAGGATCCCCTGGGATCACACGGTCAAGCTCAGAAACCGGAACTGTGTCACGCAAGAAATTGCGGGCCCCCAAAAAGCGCTCCAAATGGTCGCGGTGGTCTTGGCACGACAACCACACCTTGCGGCGTTCGGGGGTGTGAATTTTGGGGTTATTCCACAACAGTCCCCACACGGCAACTGCCCGACACCCTTTCCCAGAGCAGATCAACTCGTCGACAGGATCTGCGATTCCTAGCACGTCAGTCATGACTCTCCTTGGAAGGTGGAGTGTTCTCGTCCTCATCACCTGACTGGACAACAGGCGCATCAAGCTGGTGCCACTGCATCGGATTGTCCATAGTATGAGTTGTCAAACGCCCCATGTTTGATCCCACCACGGCGATATATGGAAGGAAAATTGCCGCACCAATAAGTACCCACTGAAGTGCACCCGAGGCAAAATACGCGCCGATGAAACAGGCAAACCGAATGCCCATCTGAATGGAGTACACACGAATGCGACGCCCCTGGTCCTGGGCAAGGGACGTGGGGGCGCTGGTAATCGAGGGAGCAGCAGAACGCCTGTGCACCCACACTATTCTACGCTCCCTGACAATTTTGTAGGATCCCTACGAACTTCACCAGGACATGGCGGGCGTTTCGTTGGCACTGCGGGCAGGCCCTCTTCTATAGATTACCTACAGACCACAGCAACGACGAAGGAGCGCACGTGAGCGAGACCACCACACGAGTTGTCCTAGTGACTGGGGCGAACCGCGGAATCGGGCGAGCCATCGCCGAAGCATTTGTGGCCCAAGGAGACACCGTGGCCACAATCTACCGCAGCGGAGACCTGCCACATGGAGTCCACGGATATGTGGGAGACGTCACCTCCACTACCGACATTGACGCCGCGTTTACCCGCATCGAAGCAGACTTAGGGCCAGTCACAGTTTTGGTCGCCAACGCGGGGATCACCCGTGACCAGCTACTCATGCGCATGAGTGATGAAGAGTTCGACCAGGTTGTGGACGTCAACCTCACTGGTGCGTTCCGGTGTGCACGTCGCGCATCAAAAGGCATGATCAAAGCGCGCAATGGCCGCATCATCTTCATCTCATCCGTCGTTGGCCTATACGGCGGACCTGGCCAAGTAAACTATTCGGCGTCCAAAGCAGGGCTGGTGGGTATGGCACGGTCCATTACCCGCGAACTAGGCTCACGCTCAATCACTGCCAACGTTGTCGCACCAGGGTTCATTAACACGGACATGACCCAAGCTCTGCCTGAAGCAACTCAAAAGACCTACAAGTCCTCCATTCCTGCCGGTCGGTTCGCAGAGCCCCATGAGGTTGCAGCTGCCGTCCAATTCCTCGCTTCCGAGCAGGCCGGATACATTTCTGGTGCCGTCATCCCCGTGGATGGCGGACTGGGAATGGGTCACTAAAAACCTGACGTTCCTGCAGCGTACCCCACCCACTGAAAGGCTCACTATGTCACTTCTGGCCGGTAAAAAAATCCTCATCACCGGGGTGTTAACACAGCACTCGATCGCGTTTCACGTTGCCCGTCTTGCGCAAGAGCAAGGCGCAACCGTCATCCTCACGTCCTTTGGACGACAGATGAAGCTCACGCAAGCTATCGCGAAGCGTCTGCCTGAACCTGCCCCAGTCCTCACCCTGGATGTGACGAATCGCGAGGACCTCGACACGCTGAAAGACCGTGTTCTTGAACACGTTGATGGGCTTGATGGTGTTGTCCATTCCATTGGGTTTGCCCCCCAGTCCGTCATGGGTGGCAACTTCCTCTCGGGGGAATGGGCAGACGTTGCGACGGCTCTGGAAATCTCAGCTTTTTCGTTGAAATCCCTGGCCGTTGCCACTCAACCCCTCATGTCCACTGGTGGTTCTGTGGTGGGATTGACGTTCGACGCGAAGTTCGCGTGGCCGGTGTATGACTGGATGGGGGTGGCGAAAGCAGCCTTCGAATCGACCGCTCGGTATCTTGCGCGTGACCTTGGTCCGCAGGGGATTCGGGTTAACCTCGTATCAGCAGGACCGATCCGCACCACTGCTGCAAAGTCCATTCCGGGCTTTGAACAGATGGAAGGGAACTGGCCCAACCGAGCGCCGCTTGGGTGGGACCAGTCGAACCCGGAACCAACCGCACGCGCGGTGGCAGCATTGCTGTCAGACTGGTTCCCGGCAACAACTGGCGAGATCGTTCATGTAGACGGTGGAGTCCACGCGATGGGACAGTAGGTTGACTTTGACGCACAGCACTCAGCGACTTCTTTTGCTGCGGCACGCGAAAGCAGAACCAGCAGGTGCAGTAACAGACCACATGCGCCCGCTGGCGCTTCGTGGACGCAAACAGGCGCGAGCGGTCGCTGAGGTGCTGGTCACCCACAACCTCATCCCTGATGCAGTGTTGGTGTCCTCAGCTGTGCGCACGAAACAAACGTGGGAGATTCTTGCCGGTGGGTTCGACCATGCACCCGCGAAGGTGAGCTTCCACGATGACCTGTATGTTGCTGGGGTGGACGATGTTCTCAAGCTTGTCGCCACAACCCACGGCAGCACGGTGCTGGTTGTGGGTCATGAGCCGACGATGTCTGCGGTTGCTGAACAACTTGCTGGTGACGGATCGAGCCAGGATGCCTATGCCCAGGTTCGTTTGGGTATCCCGACCGCAACGTTATGTGTCTTGGAATCAGACCAGCCTTTTGGTCAGTGGGAAGCACGTGGAGTGACCCTTACCCAGGTGATCCGGCCCGAGCACTAAGATCATGCGTATCAACCCGTTTCTTGTTCTTGCAGTGGGCATTGCGATGACTGCGTGGGTCGCCGGAGCTCGGGCTTTGTGGGGGCTTCCTGGAAGTCACGCTGTCACCTATCTGGGCGCGGTTGGCCTCCCCATCCTTGTAGGGCATCTCCTGCTCGCCCGTGCGCAAGCACGTGCAAGACGACAGCACACACCTCTTCGTTCTGGTGTGTGGGGTACGCTCGTCGGATCGTGGGTGTGCCTGTTCTTACTTGGTTTGTTCCTGCCTGAACGCGTAGATGGTCACCTCACCCACATCATCGTTGGCACACAAGAACCAGCACGTGGACTGCTCATCGGGTTCGCTAATCCGCTCGGTATTATCGGTGTCGCCTTGCTTATCGCGGCTGTCATCATGGCGAGCCTTGACGCCCGACCACCCCGCCCAAGCGAGGACGACTTACTCGACGCTGCATTCGGAGAATGACATGACCACCACCCGCCTTGTCGTCATGGATGTCGACTCCACACTCATTGAACAAGAAGTCATCGAGCTGATCGCTCAGCACGCAGGGACCTATGAGCTGGTAGCCAACATCACAGAACGCGCGATGCGCGGCGAACTGGATTTTGCGGCATCACTGGCTGCACGGGTAGACACGCTTGCTGGGGTGCACGTGGACGATCTTGCCAAGGTGCGTGATGCGGTCACGTTTAGTCCAGGTGCCCGCGAGTTCATCGCTGAATGCCAGCGCCGTGGGTGGGAAGTCGCACTTGTGTCAGGAGGGTTCACGGAAATCGTGCGCCACCTTGCCCACGAGGTAGGCATTACCAGGTTCCGGGCTAACCATCTGGACGTGGTGGCAAATCGGTTGACGGGACGCACCACTGGCACCATTGTGGACCGCGCCTACAAAGAAACATCTCTGCGCGAGTTTGCGGCCGAGCTGGGTATCCCCATGGATGACACGGTAGCTATTGGTGATGGGGCCAACGACCTTGACATGATCCATGCCGCTGGAATTGGCATCGCCTACAACGCGAAACCTATTGTTGTTGAACAAGCGCCCTACGCGATCTCGGGTTCCCTGATCTCGGCACTTGATGTGATCGACAACCACCCCAAGTAGGTCGAAAGACCCAAGTAATCGTGCCATGATGGTGCCGTGACCACCCATCAGAGCAACGCCAATGGCACGCTACGCATCGGCGTGACAAGTGCTTTGCTTGTGGCGTTGGCTGCAGGGGCGCACGTCTTGGGTGGGGGAGCACTCCATGTGAGTGCCGCCGTGATCGTCGCAGTCATCGTTGCTTTTCTCATCACCATCGTGACACGGGTGTCACCGTTTGTTTCCACTGCCTGGGTGGCACAGTGCGTCACCGCGCTCGCGGCAGTGATGACCCAGTGGGCAGCCCACGCAGTGTTCTCCCTGATGCCACCTGCACCGGTTCACACCAGTGAACTGGGCGGACACCTCGGCCAGGTGGTTCCTGTGGGAATGAGTTATGGCCATCATGCCCATGATGGGGCCATCACCGTGCCGCTTCCACCCCTGCAGGACATCCACAGTGGTGACCATAGTTCCCCATTCATGGTCGTGACACACAGCGCGGCAGCAATGATCACGGTATGGGTCCTGGCTGACATTAATCGGGCGCTGACCCCATTGGGCGCGCTCCTCGCATCCCTATTGACTGCGCTCGTGTGGATCATACGGTTAGCGCCATTGCCGCACGCTGCCACCGTGAAAATCACGACAAGCGCTCACACAGGAAACGCTGGTAGGCGTCACTCGCGCCACCATCACCGACGCGGTCCACCACAACTGACACACCTGGTCATTGCCATCGCACGCACCTAACGCGGTGATGGTGTCAATCTCCCAGTTGTCAAGGAAGTGTCATGCCGTTTCCCCTCTTTTCCCATGCCCACACACCAGTTCGCCCCACACTCACCATCGCTGCCCTTGGTGCAGCCCTGCTTTTGGGTGGGTGTACCGCATCAGAAACCGCGCCACCCACAACCTCACTCACACAGGAAACAAGCACTCACAGTGCATCAGATCTCCTCACCATTGAGTCCGCCTGGGTGAAAGCCGGAACCCAAGGAACAATGACCGGTCTGTTTTTGTCCCTCACCAATACCGGCGACACCGCGTTGACCCTGACCAGTGCACACAGCGACAGTGCCACCATGATGGAGTTACACGACACCGTCGCGGCAGACGACGGATCAACCACCATGGTCGAAGTAGATGGTGGGTTCACCATCGCACCAGGTGACACGATGATCCTTGAACCAGGTGGGCGCCACCTCATGCTCATGGGGCTAACCAACGACCTCATCGCTGGAGACACCCTTGATGTCACCCTCACGTTCAACGACGGTTCCTCCACCACCATCAACGCCCCGATCCGCGAGGTTGATGGCGCCCAAGAAACGTACGAACACCAAGAAACCGACATGAGTGGCCATGACAAGTGACCGCGAACCACACCTGACTCGCAGACAATGGCTCACTTCAGCCGCGGTCATTGGTGGAACAGCGGTCGCTGGTGGCTCCCTGGGCGGAATTCTTCACCATTCCCAGGGGGCCACCA
This window encodes:
- a CDS encoding energy-coupling factor ABC transporter ATP-binding protein; amino-acid sequence: MATISFTDVSVEAQGRTLLAPTTLSITEQRVAVVGANGSGKSTFLRLVNGLVGPTYGAVTVDGDDTIDHASKVRAQVAFTFPDPHTQILAPTVGEDLELSLRIARRRKRHDDVSSQVPAHAQTLLDQWGLGLSPHQAVASLSSGQAQLVALMSVLATGPRVVVCDEPTTRLDARWRRRVIDLLATVDQQVIFATHDLDHARSTDRVIVIDHGHVIADGSPDEALAAYDLVLSQPWPDQ
- a CDS encoding biotin transporter BioY; the encoded protein is MVVLRHIVEGENLSTQSVAAPASPRTRRSPRARISRDVALVATFAAIIVGCALAPAIAIAGVPAPITLQTFGVMLSGLVLGARRGSAAVVVYLALGAAGLPVFSGGNSGLAPFVGPTAGYLLAFPLAAFAIGWATRRLLATRAIVERAAPDTARRLRVFHTATTIAVCLLISLLTIHTLGIVGMHLRVPMPFLDALTADLIFIPGDIIKTTAAVLVSLAVLRAFPVLRDLR
- a CDS encoding PPOX class F420-dependent oxidoreductase: MARRIATNTAVDREGLLEFLRSEKRAVLTTYRKDGGLQMSPVVYGVDDRGRVLVSTYPSRAKAANIRRRPQVSLCILGADFDDAWVQINGLATVIDLPDSVEVLVEYFRAVGGEHPNWQEYREAMVTQGKSVIVVEIESWGPIATGGFPATLAQE
- a CDS encoding DUF3995 domain-containing protein — its product is MRLLARVITTTTLTGIAALHAAWATGSAFPFATREELADTVVGSPEFPGANACWTVTALAGTGALLVAVQPRTTLVRLAHRGVAATLLARAIIGGRTSTQLLGLPEPSRAFLDADKKIYRPLCLTLGVGAWVSASPARQ
- a CDS encoding energy-coupling factor transporter transmembrane component T family protein; translation: MTTPRRVPRHQRLDAAPVLVGTYSPGTSVIHRLPAGAKIFVVIGFSLVVGCVRTVPIAIGALVVAIILWASAALSWRTLMGLWPLVFVVGPMAGYHVWRGNPMLAFMMPAGLIGVVMVATVVSRTTSTTDITDLVTRASARVIGVRAATIVALTISLTLRMIPVLLELIAQTRSAVTARGATPTPSRVFLPVVLRATKFALDTADALDARGALDEDDPSPMCR
- a CDS encoding neutral zinc metallopeptidase, which produces MTFQEGGNFDSSRVQRRSGGKAAIGGGVGVIALVLLSQLFGVDLTQFASLLDTTSTGTQSQSSDLTGCDTADRANADDECRYGWTMESLDAYWADTLDTQTGVAYTMPRAVSFSGSVSTGCGSATSAVGPFYCPADETVYIDVSFYEVLRTDFGTTGGPLAQMYITAHEVGHHIEHITGVLGDADRGGSGADSDSVRVELMADCLAGMWAGAAATTPDPDTGRPFLEPITDAQLRDALDAAAAVGDDRIQEASGSSVDPHQFTHGSATQRQRWFTRGYERGSFDACNTFEVADLDLGADG
- a CDS encoding asparaginase; translated protein: MTQPPQPNPVHPLSHQAHEPLVALVRSGLVESVHYGSWIALDSTGETITSAGDPDALIYPRSALKPLQAFALLTAGWDGTLEQVALACASHSGTSRHCDVVTSTLRDAHLTIDALRNTPDLPLGQNERTEAIRASATPTSLAQNCSGKHAAMLATCVHNRWDLDSYLDPTHPLQQHIRTTIESFTGEPITITSVDGCGAPLFAMTLRALAHAFTTLATKAHTDSRSPAANIITAMTTHPTLVAGPGRDVTDMMVAFPGLVTKDGAEGIHIAVFPDSRVAALKIADGTNRGRVTAALHLLGELGAHDPQLTLAHTPAVLGGGQPVGHTYIIPARDTTTTRQ